One Streptomyces hundungensis DNA segment encodes these proteins:
- a CDS encoding M6 family metalloprotease domain-containing protein, with protein sequence MSRIPSPEVDVQRQQTPGGVERARLRGAVAALTSLAALAAISLVSGPAVAANSAVPCALPRTDAHHSLGVDTWNPAYPRPVRTLNAGMVFLSFPDSKPAVTPDDLVADYFPATSRFFDQASYGKFRLNAQPQRHWVRMPAASTSYRIQRDWDPGQRTRYLTDAIRAADATVDFSTFDIVYLVADPDAPGVDSDATKVVNFDRPVRADGRDINRVVTVFEHHPPDRNVLAHETGHVFDLPDLYHRPQDGKNGDWDTYVGDWDVMGSQFGTAPDLFGWQKWKLGWLDRQEVTCVTGDGTSRFTLEPLSASLATAGLTGKRLAVLRTGEDRAIAIEVRDSGGLDRASCSQGLLVYRVRSGSASGGGPVEVLDAHPDTEACWERSVHPALADAPIALGETFTVPGEGIRIEAEGRTKSGAWTVKVSY encoded by the coding sequence ATGTCCCGCATCCCGTCCCCGGAGGTCGATGTGCAGCGTCAGCAGACACCCGGGGGAGTGGAGCGCGCCCGGCTGCGCGGTGCCGTGGCGGCGCTCACCTCCCTCGCGGCGCTCGCCGCCATCTCGCTGGTGTCCGGACCGGCCGTCGCGGCGAACTCGGCGGTGCCGTGCGCCCTGCCCAGGACCGACGCCCACCACTCGCTCGGCGTCGACACCTGGAACCCGGCCTACCCGCGCCCCGTGCGCACCCTCAACGCGGGCATGGTCTTCCTCTCCTTCCCGGACTCGAAGCCGGCCGTCACCCCCGACGACCTGGTCGCCGACTACTTCCCCGCCACCAGCCGCTTCTTCGACCAGGCCTCGTACGGGAAGTTCCGCCTCAACGCCCAGCCGCAGCGGCACTGGGTGCGGATGCCGGCCGCGTCGACCTCGTACCGCATACAGCGTGACTGGGACCCCGGGCAGCGCACGCGCTATCTGACGGACGCGATCCGGGCCGCCGACGCCACGGTCGACTTCTCGACGTTCGACATCGTCTATCTGGTCGCCGACCCGGACGCGCCCGGCGTCGACTCCGACGCCACGAAGGTCGTGAACTTCGACCGGCCCGTCCGCGCGGACGGCCGGGACATCAACCGGGTGGTGACCGTCTTCGAGCACCACCCGCCGGACCGCAACGTGCTGGCACACGAGACCGGGCACGTCTTCGACCTGCCCGACCTCTACCACCGGCCGCAGGACGGCAAGAACGGCGACTGGGACACCTACGTCGGCGACTGGGACGTCATGGGCAGCCAGTTCGGCACGGCACCCGACCTGTTCGGCTGGCAGAAGTGGAAGCTGGGCTGGCTGGACCGGCAGGAGGTCACCTGTGTGACGGGCGACGGCACCAGCCGGTTCACCCTGGAACCGCTGTCCGCCTCCCTCGCCACGGCGGGCCTCACCGGCAAGCGCCTCGCGGTGCTCCGTACCGGCGAGGACCGGGCGATCGCCATCGAGGTGCGGGACTCGGGTGGCCTGGACCGGGCCAGTTGCAGCCAGGGGCTGCTCGTCTACCGGGTCCGCAGCGGGTCGGCGTCCGGCGGGGGCCCGGTCGAGGTGCTCGACGCGCACCCCGACACCGAGGCGTGCTGGGAGAGGTCGGTCCACCCGGCGCTCGCGGACGCCCCGATCGCGCTCGGCGAGACGTTCACCGTGCCCGGCGAGGGCATCCGCATCGAGGCCGAGGGACGGACCAAATCGGGCGCCTGGACGGTCAAGGTCTCCTACTGA
- the ehuB gene encoding ectoine/hydroxyectoine ABC transporter substrate-binding protein EhuB: MARATSRPRPSIPRRTLLTGAAAVALTGAAACSRVPQGDALARLKSRGSVRLGIAGEVPYGYVNEQGEFTGEAPELAKVIFKRLGIGHVQPVATDFSSLIPGLNSQQFDVVSAGMYINKERCAQVLFADPEYQMLDAFLVRKGNPKNLRGYEDVVRAKARFATGTGYAEIGHAVAAGYPEKDIVILQDQVAGLNAVESGRVDVFAGTALTVREVARKSAKAEATEAFATVVDGKKKIDGGGFAFRPADGALRDAFNAEIHRMKRSGELFRILKPFGFTQDEMTTLTAKELCR; this comes from the coding sequence ATGGCACGAGCTACCTCACGCCCCAGACCCTCCATACCCAGGCGCACCCTGCTCACCGGGGCCGCCGCCGTCGCGCTCACCGGCGCGGCCGCCTGCTCCCGCGTCCCGCAGGGCGACGCGCTCGCGCGCCTGAAGTCGCGGGGCTCGGTACGGCTCGGTATCGCCGGCGAAGTCCCGTACGGGTATGTGAACGAGCAGGGGGAGTTCACCGGTGAGGCCCCCGAACTCGCCAAGGTGATCTTCAAGCGGCTCGGCATCGGCCACGTACAGCCCGTGGCCACCGACTTCTCCTCGCTCATCCCCGGCCTCAACTCCCAGCAGTTCGACGTCGTCTCCGCCGGGATGTACATCAACAAGGAACGCTGCGCCCAGGTCCTCTTCGCCGACCCCGAGTACCAGATGCTGGACGCCTTCCTCGTCCGCAAGGGCAACCCCAAGAACCTGCGCGGCTACGAGGACGTGGTCCGCGCCAAGGCGCGGTTCGCGACCGGCACCGGGTACGCCGAGATCGGCCACGCGGTCGCCGCCGGCTATCCCGAGAAGGACATCGTCATCCTCCAGGACCAGGTCGCGGGCTTGAACGCGGTCGAGTCGGGGCGCGTCGACGTGTTCGCGGGCACCGCGCTCACCGTGCGCGAGGTCGCCAGGAAGAGCGCGAAGGCCGAGGCCACCGAGGCGTTCGCGACCGTCGTCGACGGCAAGAAGAAGATCGACGGCGGCGGCTTCGCCTTCCGCCCCGCCGACGGCGCGCTGCGCGACGCCTTCAACGCCGAGATCCACCGCATGAAACGGAGCGGCGAACTCTTCCGGATCCTGAAGCCCTTCGGCTTCACCCAGGACGAGATGACCACGCTGACCGCCAAGGAGCTGTGCCGATGA
- a CDS encoding bifunctional DNA primase/polymerase, with protein sequence MRLLRDEGGHQAGEVTAAGAAWLSSAASHPRSTLALWEGRPTAPGVLPCGTVFDVVNVPSIFGRRMLDRLWAEGPGSGPVAIHRGRMLLFAAPGTAQRLPSLLEWEEWHGSDVPVPPLLCHGAGDAVTVPALVRPDRENLGAARWLVAPDTRRPWLPGPDVLLWACVRAARNEATDPPRISIFPRADQGANVYDVSRRR encoded by the coding sequence CTGCGGCTCCTGCGGGACGAGGGCGGCCATCAGGCCGGCGAGGTGACCGCGGCGGGCGCCGCCTGGCTGTCGTCGGCGGCCAGCCACCCGCGCAGCACTCTCGCCCTGTGGGAGGGCCGCCCGACCGCCCCCGGGGTGCTGCCCTGCGGCACGGTCTTCGACGTGGTGAACGTGCCGTCGATCTTCGGGCGCCGGATGCTCGACCGGCTGTGGGCCGAGGGGCCCGGGTCGGGCCCGGTAGCGATCCACCGCGGGCGCATGCTCCTGTTCGCCGCTCCCGGCACCGCGCAGCGCCTGCCCTCGCTCCTGGAGTGGGAGGAGTGGCACGGCAGCGACGTCCCCGTCCCGCCGCTGCTGTGTCACGGCGCGGGGGACGCGGTCACCGTGCCGGCCCTGGTCCGCCCGGACCGCGAGAACCTGGGCGCGGCCCGCTGGCTGGTGGCCCCCGACACCCGCCGCCCGTGGCTGCCGGGGCCCGACGTCCTGCTGTGGGCCTGCGTCCGGGCCGCCAGGAACGAGGCCACGGACCCTCCCCGGATATCGATTTTTCCTCGCGCGGATCAGGGTGCTAATGTCTACGACGTCAGCAGGCGCCGCTAG
- a CDS encoding glycosyl hydrolase family 18 protein, with protein MHRRRPLVAALSTAALAAGALAAFAGLGTASASAADAARSAAAPSTGGVKIAYYDQWSVYGNAFYPKHLDTRGIAGKLDVINYSFGNIHPTNLTCFEANKAAGDDNNANAGDGAGDSFADYQKSFGAADSVSGVADTWNQPIVGVFNQFKQLKAKYPKLKINISIGGWTYSKYFHDAALTDASRKKLVSSCIDQYIAGNLPVDGGYGGAGAAAGIFDGVDIDWEYPGSPDGHLGNHYGAEDKANYTALLAEFRKQLDAYGTAHGGKHYLLTAALPAGQDKIKNIETDKIGAYLDYANIMTYDMHGAWNATGPAYHQSPLVSPANDPTDVIKPGTQKYSISNAIDSWIDGNPAYGIAGGFPANKITLGYEFYYRGWKGVPATNNGLGQSATGPSGARPTSQVAGTALYKELGGIVDNPATTFWDADAKASYFYKDGEFFTGLDKQSIQARADYGHQRGLAGAMMYSLLGLDDKATLLGQISDAVGSSPSSTPDPTPTAPTSPSPTPTAPTSPSPTPGGCAAAAWDSAATYTGGNQVSYGGHTWKAQWWTKGEQPGTTGQWGVWQDLGAC; from the coding sequence TTGCACCGCCGCAGACCCCTTGTCGCCGCCCTGAGCACCGCCGCGCTCGCCGCAGGCGCCTTGGCCGCATTCGCGGGCCTCGGCACCGCGTCCGCGTCCGCCGCCGACGCCGCCCGGAGCGCCGCCGCACCCTCGACCGGGGGCGTGAAGATCGCGTACTACGACCAGTGGAGCGTGTACGGGAACGCCTTCTACCCCAAGCACCTCGACACCCGGGGCATCGCGGGCAAACTGGACGTCATCAACTACTCGTTCGGCAACATCCACCCCACCAATCTCACCTGTTTCGAGGCGAACAAGGCGGCGGGCGACGACAACAACGCCAACGCCGGTGACGGGGCGGGCGATTCGTTCGCCGACTACCAGAAGTCCTTCGGTGCCGCCGACAGCGTCAGCGGCGTCGCCGACACCTGGAACCAGCCGATCGTGGGCGTCTTCAACCAGTTCAAGCAGCTGAAGGCGAAGTACCCCAAGCTGAAGATCAACATCTCGATCGGCGGCTGGACGTACTCCAAGTACTTCCACGACGCGGCGCTCACCGACGCCAGCCGCAAGAAGCTCGTCTCCTCCTGCATCGACCAGTACATCGCCGGCAACCTGCCCGTCGACGGCGGGTACGGCGGCGCGGGCGCGGCGGCCGGGATCTTCGACGGCGTCGACATCGACTGGGAGTACCCGGGCTCGCCCGACGGCCACCTCGGCAACCACTACGGCGCCGAGGACAAGGCCAACTACACCGCCCTGCTCGCCGAGTTCCGCAAGCAGCTCGACGCGTACGGAACCGCGCACGGCGGCAAGCACTACCTCCTGACGGCGGCGCTGCCGGCGGGCCAGGACAAGATCAAGAACATCGAGACGGACAAGATCGGCGCGTACCTCGACTACGCGAACATCATGACCTACGACATGCACGGCGCCTGGAACGCGACGGGACCGGCCTACCACCAGTCCCCGCTGGTGTCACCGGCCAATGACCCCACCGACGTGATCAAGCCCGGCACCCAGAAGTACTCGATCTCCAACGCGATCGACTCCTGGATCGACGGCAACCCCGCCTACGGCATAGCGGGCGGCTTCCCGGCCAACAAGATCACGCTGGGGTACGAGTTCTACTACCGCGGCTGGAAGGGCGTCCCGGCGACCAACAACGGCCTCGGGCAGAGCGCGACCGGACCGTCGGGCGCCCGTCCCACCAGCCAGGTCGCGGGCACCGCGCTCTACAAGGAGCTCGGCGGCATCGTCGACAACCCGGCGACCACCTTCTGGGACGCCGACGCGAAGGCCTCGTACTTCTACAAGGACGGCGAGTTCTTCACCGGCCTCGACAAGCAGTCCATCCAGGCCCGCGCGGACTACGGCCACCAGCGGGGCCTGGCCGGCGCGATGATGTACAGCCTGCTCGGCCTGGACGACAAGGCGACCCTGCTCGGCCAGATCTCCGACGCGGTCGGCTCCTCGCCGTCCTCGACGCCGGACCCGACGCCGACGGCCCCCACCTCCCCGTCGCCGACCCCGACCGCGCCCACCAGCCCGTCCCCGACCCCCGGTGGCTGCGCCGCCGCGGCCTGGGACAGCGCCGCCACCTACACCGGCGGCAACCAGGTCTCCTACGGCGGTCACACCTGGAAGGCCCAGTGGTGGACCAAGGGCGAGCAGCCCGGCACCACCGGACAGTGGGGCGTCTGGCAGGACCTCGGCGCCTGCTGA
- a CDS encoding putative bifunctional diguanylate cyclase/phosphodiesterase has translation MSGTSEGPGQGPGTIRPPVTERHTDRIAGALADRPPERAGNPLTEHPPKQDDPAPDASRRAGARNTRPAELLGDQQAERHVPSPSELRDYRAAFNAAHLAMAVVDREGTVVAANDALAELLGTDPDALCEQDAADLVDLAADNRAWHAYREVLRGARTRFRCTRRLKHPDGRSLWAEVTVAPVPDSSTVLLSIGDISDRRELQARLRHLQMHDPVTRLPNRTLFFERLTSALEASAYDDGGTGRIGICYLDLDGFKAVNDTLGHRVGDRLLSAVAARLTECADQSGYARGGHLVARLGGDEFAVLVEDSTGTEQLAELARSVLDALQQPFDLAGQRLSVSASIGVVERASAGTTATGLMQAADTTLYWAKADGKARWTLFDPERNAHRMTRQALSSTLRPAVERGEFTLEYQPLVGMADGVVHGVEALVRWNHPQFGTLPPNRFIGIAEEDGSVVQLGRWVLRTACRQARRWQLAHPDAPPVFVSVNVAVRQVWDSDLVADVAEILAETQLAPHLLQLELTESAVMGSAGRPLQALQALSDMGVHIAIDDFGTGYSNLAYLSRLPVSVLKLDGSFVRGFQYDEGGAHPNPADETIVEALVQLAHRLGLTVTAECVESAEQAARLARIGCDTGQGWFYSRAVTPDRIAKMIALSPQKASPQKASPQKAGPQKASPQKV, from the coding sequence GTGAGCGGAACCTCCGAAGGACCGGGCCAAGGGCCCGGGACCATCCGGCCGCCCGTCACAGAGCGTCATACGGACCGGATCGCGGGCGCCCTGGCGGACCGCCCCCCGGAACGTGCCGGAAACCCCCTGACCGAGCACCCCCCGAAGCAGGACGACCCCGCGCCGGACGCCAGTAGGCGCGCCGGCGCTCGAAACACGCGGCCCGCCGAACTCCTCGGCGATCAGCAGGCCGAGCGGCACGTGCCCTCCCCTTCCGAACTGCGCGACTACCGGGCCGCGTTCAACGCCGCCCACCTCGCGATGGCCGTCGTCGACCGCGAGGGCACCGTCGTCGCCGCCAACGACGCGCTCGCCGAACTCCTGGGCACCGACCCGGACGCGCTGTGCGAGCAGGACGCAGCCGACCTCGTCGACCTCGCCGCCGACAACCGCGCCTGGCACGCCTACCGCGAAGTGCTGCGCGGCGCCCGCACCCGGTTCCGCTGCACCCGCCGCCTCAAGCACCCCGACGGGCGCTCGCTGTGGGCGGAGGTGACCGTCGCACCCGTACCGGACAGTTCCACCGTGCTGCTGTCGATCGGGGACATCAGCGACCGGCGCGAACTCCAGGCCCGCCTTCGCCACCTCCAGATGCACGACCCGGTGACCCGGCTGCCCAACCGCACCCTGTTCTTCGAACGGCTCACCTCCGCCCTCGAAGCGTCCGCGTACGACGACGGCGGCACCGGCCGCATCGGGATCTGCTACCTCGACCTCGACGGGTTCAAGGCGGTCAACGACACGCTCGGCCACCGGGTCGGCGACCGGCTGCTCAGCGCGGTCGCGGCCCGCCTCACCGAGTGCGCCGACCAGTCCGGGTATGCGCGCGGCGGCCATCTGGTGGCGCGGCTCGGCGGAGACGAATTCGCCGTACTCGTCGAGGACTCGACGGGTACGGAGCAACTGGCCGAGCTGGCCCGCTCGGTCCTGGACGCGCTCCAGCAGCCCTTCGACCTCGCGGGCCAGCGCCTGTCGGTGTCGGCCTCGATCGGGGTGGTGGAGCGGGCCAGCGCCGGCACCACGGCGACCGGTCTGATGCAAGCCGCCGACACCACGCTGTACTGGGCGAAGGCCGACGGCAAGGCCCGCTGGACCCTCTTCGACCCCGAGCGCAACGCCCACCGCATGACCCGCCAGGCGCTGTCCTCGACGCTGCGACCGGCCGTGGAGCGGGGCGAGTTCACGCTGGAGTACCAGCCGTTGGTGGGAATGGCCGACGGGGTCGTGCACGGCGTCGAGGCGCTGGTCCGCTGGAACCACCCGCAATTCGGGACGCTTCCGCCGAATCGGTTCATCGGAATTGCTGAAGAAGACGGCTCGGTGGTGCAGCTCGGCCGCTGGGTGCTGCGCACCGCCTGTCGGCAGGCCCGCCGCTGGCAGCTCGCGCATCCCGATGCGCCGCCGGTCTTCGTCAGCGTCAACGTCGCGGTGCGCCAGGTGTGGGACTCCGATCTGGTGGCGGACGTGGCGGAGATCCTCGCGGAGACCCAACTCGCGCCGCATCTGCTCCAGTTGGAGCTCACCGAGTCCGCGGTGATGGGCTCGGCGGGCCGCCCCCTCCAGGCCCTTCAGGCCCTCTCCGACATGGGCGTGCACATCGCCATCGACGACTTCGGGACCGGCTACTCCAACCTCGCCTATCTGAGCCGGCTGCCCGTCTCCGTCCTCAAGCTCGACGGGTCCTTCGTGCGCGGCTTCCAGTACGACGAGGGCGGCGCCCACCCCAACCCGGCCGACGAGACCATCGTCGAGGCGCTGGTCCAGCTCGCCCACCGGCTCGGGCTCACCGTCACCGCCGAGTGCGTGGAGAGCGCCGAACAGGCGGCCCGGCTCGCCCGGATCGGCTGCGACACCGGGCAGGGCTGGTTCTACTCGCGGGCGGTCACCCCCGACCGGATCGCCAAGATGATCGCGCTCAGCCCACAGAAGGCCAGCCCACAGAAGGCCAGCCCACAGAAGGCCGGCCCGCAGAAGGCCAGCCCGCAGAAGGTCTGA
- a CDS encoding AAA domain-containing protein translates to MTAFDPAAAAAAATDAILADTLHGSARGIVVDSPPGAGKSTLVVRAALELAAAGRPLMVVAQTNAQVDDLVVRLAEKAPDLPVGRLHSSDSDPYDKALDALDNVRKSSKAGDLAGLSVVISTAAKWAHVKDVEPWRHAIVDEAYQMRSDALLAVAGLFERALFVGDPGQLDPFAIADADQWAGLSYDPSASAVTTLLAHNPELPQHRLPVSWRLPASAAPLVSAAFYPFTPFRSGTGPEDRRLSFGVASDGSAPDRALDEAATSGWALLELPARHTPRTDPEAIGALAQVVRRLLDRGGVATSERSPEPAPLTADRIAVGTAHRDQAAAIRVALAELGVTGVAVDTANRLQGREFDVTVVLHPLSGRPDATAFHLETGRLCVLTSRHRHACVVVCRAGVSDLLDEHPSTEPVQLGVTVKFPDGWEAMMATWDHLSHHRVAWTP, encoded by the coding sequence GTGACCGCCTTCGACCCGGCGGCGGCAGCGGCCGCGGCGACCGACGCGATCCTCGCCGACACCCTGCACGGCTCGGCGCGCGGCATCGTCGTGGACTCGCCGCCGGGCGCCGGCAAGTCCACGCTCGTGGTGCGCGCCGCGCTCGAACTGGCCGCCGCGGGGCGCCCGTTGATGGTGGTGGCCCAGACCAACGCCCAGGTGGACGACCTGGTGGTACGCCTCGCGGAGAAGGCCCCCGACCTGCCGGTCGGCCGGCTGCACAGCAGTGACAGCGACCCGTACGACAAGGCTCTGGACGCGCTCGACAACGTACGCAAGTCGTCGAAGGCGGGTGACCTCGCGGGGCTCTCCGTGGTGATCTCGACGGCGGCGAAGTGGGCGCATGTGAAGGACGTCGAGCCGTGGCGGCACGCGATCGTGGACGAGGCGTACCAGATGCGCTCGGACGCGCTCCTCGCGGTGGCCGGCCTCTTCGAGCGGGCCCTGTTCGTGGGCGACCCGGGGCAGCTCGACCCCTTCGCGATCGCGGACGCCGATCAGTGGGCGGGGCTGTCCTACGACCCGTCGGCGAGCGCCGTCACGACGCTGCTCGCCCACAATCCGGAGCTGCCGCAGCACCGGCTGCCCGTGTCGTGGCGGCTGCCGGCGTCGGCGGCACCGCTGGTGTCGGCCGCGTTCTATCCGTTCACGCCGTTCCGCAGCGGCACCGGCCCCGAGGACCGGCGGCTGTCGTTCGGCGTCGCCTCGGACGGCTCGGCGCCGGACCGGGCGCTGGACGAGGCGGCCACGTCGGGCTGGGCCCTGCTGGAACTGCCGGCCCGGCACACCCCGCGCACCGACCCGGAGGCGATCGGCGCACTCGCCCAGGTCGTACGCCGGCTCCTGGACCGGGGCGGGGTGGCGACCAGCGAGCGCTCGCCGGAGCCGGCCCCGCTCACCGCGGACCGGATCGCGGTCGGCACCGCCCACCGCGACCAGGCCGCCGCGATCCGGGTGGCGCTCGCGGAGCTGGGGGTGACGGGGGTGGCGGTCGACACCGCGAACCGGCTCCAGGGCAGGGAGTTCGACGTGACGGTCGTGCTGCACCCCCTGTCGGGCCGCCCGGACGCGACCGCCTTCCACCTGGAGACGGGCCGCCTGTGCGTACTGACCTCGCGCCACCGGCACGCGTGCGTGGTGGTGTGCCGCGCGGGCGTGAGCGACCTCCTGGACGAACACCCCTCGACGGAGCCGGTCCAACTGGGCGTGACGGTGAAATTTCCGGACGGGTGGGAGGCGATGATGGCGACGTGGGACCACCTCTCCCACCACCGCGTGGCATGGACGCCCTGA
- a CDS encoding amidase → MTEPSELIDMTARHLLSGYRAGTFSPLDATRAVLARIEEVRGRLNAFVRVDTEPALAQARAATERWRAGEPVGLLDGVPVSVKDTLLQAGGPTLKGSNTTSERGSWHEDAPSVARLREHGAVLVGKTTTPEFGWKGVTDSPRTGVTRNPYDPARTAGGSSGGSAAAVAVGAAPLSLGTDGGGSIRIPASFCGVFGLKPTYGRVPLHPASAFGTLSHVGPIARDAADLALLLDVISGADHRDPTALEPPAHSCAAALAEDAAAGVKGLRIAYSPSFGGQVAVRPAVAAAVRAAVTRLAELGAYVEEMDPDFADPIDAFHTLWNAGAARLVAQLSPGQRALLDPGLRAIAARGARLSALDLLAAQEARIELGRRMARFHRRYDVLATPTLPITAFEAGREAPAGPGPQRWTGWTPFTYPFNLTQQPAATVPVGTDADGLPIGLQLIAARYGERAVLRAAAVFPAAPRG, encoded by the coding sequence ATGACCGAGCCGAGCGAACTCATCGACATGACGGCACGTCACCTCCTGTCCGGCTACCGGGCGGGCACCTTCTCCCCACTGGACGCGACCCGGGCGGTCCTGGCCCGGATCGAGGAGGTGCGGGGCCGCCTCAACGCGTTCGTACGCGTCGACACCGAACCGGCCCTGGCCCAGGCCCGCGCCGCCACCGAGCGCTGGCGGGCGGGAGAGCCCGTGGGGCTCCTCGACGGGGTGCCGGTGTCCGTCAAGGACACCCTGCTCCAGGCCGGAGGCCCGACCCTGAAGGGCTCCAACACCACTTCCGAGCGAGGGAGTTGGCACGAGGACGCGCCCTCGGTCGCACGCCTTCGCGAGCATGGGGCGGTCCTGGTCGGCAAGACGACCACCCCCGAGTTCGGCTGGAAGGGCGTCACCGATTCGCCGCGCACCGGCGTCACCCGCAACCCGTACGACCCCGCGCGGACCGCGGGCGGCTCCAGCGGGGGCAGCGCGGCGGCGGTCGCGGTCGGGGCGGCGCCCCTGTCGCTCGGCACGGACGGCGGGGGCTCGATCCGCATCCCGGCCTCGTTCTGCGGGGTGTTCGGCCTCAAGCCGACGTACGGCCGGGTCCCCCTGCACCCCGCGAGCGCGTTCGGCACCCTGTCGCACGTGGGCCCCATCGCCCGGGACGCGGCGGACCTGGCGCTCCTCCTCGACGTGATCAGCGGGGCCGACCACCGCGACCCGACCGCCCTGGAACCCCCGGCCCACTCCTGTGCGGCGGCTCTCGCCGAGGACGCGGCGGCCGGTGTGAAGGGGCTGCGCATCGCCTACTCGCCCTCCTTCGGCGGCCAGGTCGCGGTGCGCCCGGCGGTGGCCGCGGCGGTGCGGGCCGCGGTGACCCGGCTCGCGGAGCTCGGCGCGTACGTGGAGGAGATGGACCCCGACTTCGCGGACCCGATCGACGCCTTCCACACCCTGTGGAACGCGGGGGCGGCCCGTCTGGTCGCCCAACTGAGCCCAGGACAAAGGGCGTTGCTCGATCCGGGGCTCCGCGCCATCGCGGCCCGCGGCGCGCGGCTCTCCGCCCTCGATCTGCTCGCCGCCCAGGAGGCCCGGATCGAGCTCGGCCGGCGCATGGCCCGCTTCCACCGGCGCTACGACGTCCTCGCGACGCCGACCCTGCCGATCACCGCGTTCGAGGCGGGCCGGGAGGCGCCGGCCGGCCCGGGGCCTCAGCGCTGGACGGGCTGGACGCCGTTCACGTATCCGTTCAACCTGACCCAGCAGCCGGCCGCGACGGTCCCCGTCGGCACGGACGCGGACGGCCTGCCCATCGGCCTCCAACTCATCGCGGCGCGCTACGGGGAGCGGGCCGTGCTGCGGGCCGCGGCGGTCTTCCCCGCCGCCCCGCGCGGGTGA
- a CDS encoding LLM class flavin-dependent oxidoreductase has product MDVNAIRGTAAGTAPVPLSVLDLVTVGNGYTANRALRTSVEIAKLAERRGFHRHWVAEHHSMPGVASSAPAVILAHLAAHTSRIRLGSGGVMLPNHAPLVIAEQFGTLEAMAPGRIDLGLGRAPGTDGATAAALRRTDRLNEGAEDFPQQLAELTRFLDDDFPDGHPYARIHAVPGPVQGPAARPPIWLLGSSGFSARLAGTLGLPFAFAHHFSAANTVPALDLYRDSFRPSELLDAPYAVIGVSALAADDEREARRQTLTNALSMVRLRTGRPGLVPTPEEAESYQFSALEREFVDSWLSNVISGTADEVRAGLDGLQKRTGADELMLTANAHGPEARVRSYDLIANAYDMPPAV; this is encoded by the coding sequence GTGGATGTGAATGCGATTCGAGGGACGGCGGCCGGAACCGCACCCGTACCCCTGTCCGTGCTCGACCTGGTCACGGTGGGCAACGGCTACACCGCGAACCGTGCCCTGCGCACCAGCGTGGAGATCGCGAAGCTCGCCGAGCGGCGCGGCTTCCACCGGCACTGGGTCGCCGAGCACCACTCCATGCCGGGCGTCGCCTCGTCCGCGCCGGCCGTGATCCTCGCCCACCTCGCCGCCCACACCTCGCGCATCCGGCTCGGCTCGGGCGGCGTGATGCTGCCGAACCACGCGCCGCTGGTGATCGCCGAGCAGTTCGGCACGCTGGAGGCGATGGCGCCGGGCCGCATCGACCTCGGGCTCGGGCGGGCGCCCGGCACCGACGGGGCGACGGCCGCGGCGCTGCGCCGCACGGACCGGCTGAACGAGGGCGCCGAGGACTTCCCGCAGCAGCTCGCCGAGCTGACCCGGTTCCTCGACGACGACTTCCCCGACGGGCACCCCTACGCCCGGATCCACGCGGTGCCGGGTCCCGTGCAGGGCCCCGCCGCCCGCCCCCCGATCTGGCTGCTCGGCTCCTCCGGCTTCAGCGCCCGCCTGGCCGGCACGCTCGGGCTTCCCTTCGCCTTCGCCCACCACTTCTCGGCGGCGAACACGGTTCCGGCGCTGGACCTCTACCGGGATTCGTTCCGGCCCTCGGAGCTTCTGGACGCGCCGTACGCGGTGATCGGGGTCTCGGCGCTGGCCGCGGACGACGAGCGCGAGGCGAGGCGCCAGACGCTCACCAACGCGCTGTCGATGGTCCGGCTGCGCACGGGGCGGCCCGGGCTGGTCCCCACGCCTGAGGAGGCCGAGTCGTACCAATTCAGCGCGCTGGAGCGGGAGTTCGTCGACAGCTGGCTGTCCAACGTGATTTCCGGGACGGCGGATGAGGTGCGGGCGGGTCTGGACGGGCTCCAGAAGCGGACGGGGGCGGATGAGTTGATGCTCACGGCGAATGCGCATGGCCCCGAGGCGAGGGTCCGCTCCTACGACCTGATCGCCAACGCCTACGACATGCCTCCGGCGGTCTAG